One segment of Streptomyces sp. YIM 121038 DNA contains the following:
- a CDS encoding succinate dehydrogenase/fumarate reductase iron-sulfur subunit codes for MSTAASSTAYDARFRVWRGDTGGGGLEDFTVEVNDGEVVLDIIHRLQATQAPDLAVRWNCKAGKCGSCSAEINGRPRLMCMTRMSVFSREETITVTPLRAFPVVRDLVTDVGFNYAKAREVPSFVPPPGVGPGEYRMMQEDVDRSQEFRKCIECFLCQDTCHVVRDHEENKTAFAGPRFLMRVAELDMHPLDAAADTGLDRKATAQDEHGLGYCNITKCCTEVCPEGIRITDNALIPLKERAVDRKYDPLVWLGNKIRRRGE; via the coding sequence GTGAGCACAGCTGCATCGTCCACGGCGTACGACGCGCGCTTCAGGGTCTGGCGCGGCGACACCGGCGGGGGCGGCCTCGAGGACTTCACGGTCGAGGTCAACGACGGCGAGGTGGTCCTCGACATCATCCACCGCCTCCAGGCCACCCAGGCGCCGGACCTCGCGGTGCGCTGGAACTGCAAGGCGGGCAAGTGCGGTTCCTGCTCGGCGGAGATCAACGGGCGGCCGCGCCTGATGTGCATGACCCGGATGTCGGTGTTCTCGCGCGAGGAGACCATCACCGTCACGCCGCTGCGGGCGTTTCCCGTGGTCCGCGACCTGGTGACCGACGTGGGCTTCAACTACGCCAAGGCGCGCGAGGTGCCCTCCTTCGTGCCGCCGCCCGGCGTGGGCCCCGGCGAGTACCGCATGATGCAGGAGGACGTGGACCGCTCCCAGGAGTTCCGCAAGTGCATCGAGTGCTTCCTGTGCCAGGACACCTGCCACGTGGTGCGTGACCACGAGGAGAACAAGACGGCGTTCGCGGGGCCGCGCTTCCTGATGCGGGTCGCGGAGCTGGACATGCACCCGCTGGACGCCGCGGCGGACACGGGCCTCGACCGCAAGGCCACCGCCCAGGACGAGCACGGGCTCGGCTACTGCAACATCACCAAGTGCTGTACGGAGGTGTGCCCCGAGGGCATCCGCATCACGGACAACGCGCTGATTCCCCTGAAGGAGCGCGCGGTGGACCGC
- a CDS encoding fumarate reductase/succinate dehydrogenase flavoprotein subunit: protein MSQVERQQWDVVVVGAGGAGLRAAIEAREQGARTAVICKSLFGKAHTVMAEGGIAAAMANVNSGDNWQVHFRDTLRGGKFLNQWRMAELHAREAPDRVWELETWGALFDRTKDGRISQRNFGGHEYPRLAHVGDRTGLELIRTLQQKIVALQQEDEKEFGDYEARLKVFQECTVTRVLKEGDRVSGAFCYERESGRFFVIEAPSVVLATGGIGKSFKVTSNSWEYTGDGHALALLAGAPLLNMEFVQFHPTGMVWPPSVKGILVTESVRGDGGVLRNSEGKRFMFDYVPDVFKEKYAESEEEGDRWYEDPDHNRRPPELLPRDEVARAINSEVKAGRGSPHGGVFLDVSTRMPAEVIRRRLPSMYHQFKELADVDITAEAMEVGPTCHYVMGGIAVDSDTAAARGVPGLFAAGEVAGGMHGSNRLGGNSLSDLLVFGRRAGLHAARYADESAVRPVVDEPQLDTAAAEALRPFSAEGPSDGAPPENPYTLHQELQQTMNDLVGIIRRAGEMERALEKLAELRVRARRAGVEGHRQFNPGWHLALDLRNMLLVSECVARAALERTESRGGHTRDDHPGMNREWRRVNLLCRLVDPTGGLAATDPERGQIDLERVTTDPIRPDLLALFEKEELVKYLAEEELYE, encoded by the coding sequence GCACGGCGGTGATCTGCAAGTCGCTGTTCGGCAAGGCCCATACGGTGATGGCCGAGGGCGGCATCGCGGCGGCCATGGCGAATGTGAACTCCGGCGACAACTGGCAGGTGCACTTCCGTGACACCCTGCGCGGCGGAAAGTTCCTCAACCAGTGGCGGATGGCCGAACTGCACGCGCGCGAGGCGCCCGACCGGGTGTGGGAACTGGAGACCTGGGGCGCGCTCTTCGACCGCACCAAGGACGGCCGGATCTCACAGCGGAACTTCGGCGGCCACGAATACCCCCGGCTCGCCCACGTCGGTGACCGTACGGGTCTCGAACTGATCCGCACCCTCCAGCAGAAGATCGTGGCCCTCCAGCAGGAGGACGAGAAGGAATTCGGCGACTACGAAGCCCGCCTCAAGGTCTTCCAGGAGTGCACGGTCACCCGCGTACTCAAAGAGGGCGACCGGGTCAGCGGCGCTTTCTGCTACGAGCGGGAGAGCGGGCGGTTCTTCGTCATCGAGGCGCCCAGCGTCGTGCTCGCCACCGGCGGCATCGGCAAGTCCTTCAAGGTGACGTCGAATTCGTGGGAGTACACGGGCGACGGGCACGCCCTCGCACTGCTCGCGGGCGCCCCGCTGCTGAACATGGAATTCGTCCAGTTCCACCCGACGGGAATGGTGTGGCCGCCGTCGGTGAAAGGCATCCTCGTCACCGAGTCCGTGCGCGGCGACGGCGGTGTCCTGCGGAACTCCGAGGGCAAGCGGTTCATGTTCGACTACGTCCCGGACGTCTTCAAGGAGAAGTACGCGGAGTCGGAGGAGGAGGGCGACCGCTGGTACGAGGACCCGGACCACAACCGCCGCCCGCCCGAGCTGCTGCCCCGGGACGAGGTGGCGCGGGCCATCAACTCCGAGGTGAAGGCGGGGCGCGGCTCGCCGCACGGCGGGGTGTTCCTCGACGTGTCGACGCGGATGCCCGCCGAGGTGATCCGGCGGCGGCTCCCCTCGATGTACCACCAGTTCAAGGAGCTGGCGGACGTCGACATCACCGCGGAGGCGATGGAGGTCGGCCCGACCTGCCACTACGTGATGGGCGGCATCGCGGTCGACTCCGACACGGCGGCGGCGCGCGGCGTGCCGGGCCTGTTCGCGGCCGGCGAGGTCGCGGGCGGCATGCACGGCTCCAACCGGCTCGGCGGGAACTCCCTGTCCGACCTGCTCGTGTTCGGCCGCCGCGCCGGTCTCCACGCGGCCCGGTACGCGGACGAGTCGGCCGTACGCCCCGTGGTGGACGAGCCGCAGCTGGACACGGCGGCCGCGGAGGCACTGCGTCCGTTCAGCGCGGAGGGCCCCTCGGACGGGGCGCCCCCGGAGAACCCGTACACGCTCCACCAGGAGCTCCAGCAGACCATGAACGACCTGGTCGGCATCATCCGTCGCGCGGGCGAGATGGAGCGGGCCCTGGAGAAGCTCGCCGAGCTGCGGGTGCGGGCGCGGCGGGCCGGGGTCGAGGGGCACCGGCAGTTCAACCCGGGCTGGCACCTGGCGCTCGACCTCCGGAACATGCTGCTCGTCAGCGAGTGCGTGGCGCGCGCGGCCCTGGAGCGCACCGAGAGCCGCGGCGGGCACACCCGCGACGACCACCCCGGGATGAACCGCGAGTGGCGCCGCGTGAACCTGCTGTGCCGCCTCGTCGACCCGACCGGCGGCCTCGCGGCGACCGACCCGGAGCGCGGCCAGATCGACCTCGAACGCGTCACGACCGATCCCATCCGCCCCGACCTGCTCGCCCTCTTCGAGAAGGAGGAGCTGGTCAAGTACCTGGCCGAAGAGGAGCTCTACGAGTGA